One genomic window of Borreliella burgdorferi B31 includes the following:
- a CDS encoding DUF1893 domain-containing protein: MISGLNPTLRLFKDHKILYSNMERGLKPLLEVDNFINKYIQNKEGLEIYDKVVGKAAAVIIYNIGLQNVQAGVVSQPAKDFLESRGIKVAYKKLVEKINDRAESLIESLENPEEVYKYMIKRGIIVNNL, from the coding sequence ATGATATCAGGCTTGAATCCAACATTAAGGTTGTTTAAAGATCATAAAATACTTTATTCTAATATGGAAAGAGGATTGAAGCCTCTTTTAGAAGTAGATAATTTTATCAATAAGTATATCCAGAATAAAGAAGGACTTGAAATTTATGATAAAGTTGTGGGCAAGGCAGCAGCCGTTATTATTTATAATATAGGGCTTCAAAATGTTCAAGCTGGGGTTGTTTCTCAACCCGCAAAGGATTTTTTAGAAAGCAGAGGAATTAAAGTGGCTTATAAAAAATTGGTAGAAAAAATAAATGACAGGGCAGAAAGCTTGATTGAAAGCTTAGAAAATCCCGAAGAGGTTTATAAGTATATGATTAAAAGAGGTATTATAGTTAATAATTTATAA
- a CDS encoding adenylate kinase — MGLVFLGPPGSGKGTISKIISNEFKYQHISTGDLFRENILNSTALGQEIKKIVERGELVPDLITIKIVEDKIKAIKKNKDFILDGFPRNICQAEALDKFLPNVKIINFLIDEELVIKRLSGRRICKSCNNIFNIYTLTTKKNGICDVCGGDLYQREDDKEECLKTRLKEYKLQTKPLIEFYSKCSRLNNVDASVKIDEIKKKIIKIMLKKN; from the coding sequence ATGGGGCTTGTATTTTTAGGTCCTCCGGGTTCTGGAAAGGGGACTATTTCAAAAATTATTTCTAATGAATTTAAATATCAACACATTTCAACAGGAGACTTATTTAGAGAAAATATTTTAAATTCTACGGCTCTTGGGCAAGAAATAAAAAAAATTGTTGAAAGGGGAGAACTGGTCCCCGACCTAATTACAATCAAAATAGTAGAAGATAAAATTAAAGCTATTAAAAAGAACAAAGATTTTATTTTAGATGGATTTCCGCGCAATATTTGTCAAGCCGAGGCTCTTGACAAATTTTTGCCAAATGTAAAAATAATAAATTTTTTAATTGATGAAGAGTTAGTGATAAAAAGACTCTCGGGAAGAAGAATTTGCAAATCTTGCAATAATATTTTCAATATATATACCCTAACAACAAAAAAAAATGGTATTTGCGACGTTTGTGGGGGAGATCTTTATCAACGAGAAGATGATAAAGAAGAATGCTTAAAAACAAGACTCAAAGAATATAAATTACAAACAAAACCGCTAATAGAATTTTACTCAAAATGCTCTAGACTTAACAATGTTGATGCATCTGTTAAAATTGATGAAATAAAAAAAAAGATAATTAAAATAATGTTAAAAAAAAATTAA
- a CDS encoding Cof-type HAD-IIB family hydrolase, translated as MNSNYKRYKMLVFDLDGTLLNNNHEIAFLTLEVLLALKEDFKIIIATGRRLSEVKNIRSQLKEISINENYLVTANGAEVFLQENLIFRYAMNYDLAKEILKINTDNVDVNLYTFDTWYSNADVKSPIMKHFIKDLGLNVIIGDLTKLNVDSVSKIVYYCDDLAILNKLDTEIKSKDFQDTRVFFSSKDLLEVTNINANKYNAIKNIAFLESIPLCDVLAFGDNNNDYEMLKNLGKGVLMKNANEFLKINLAKNEITRFSNNEDGVARFLIDFFKLNIKY; from the coding sequence ATGAATTCTAATTATAAAAGATATAAAATGCTGGTTTTTGACCTTGATGGCACTTTATTGAATAATAACCATGAGATTGCCTTTTTAACTCTTGAGGTTCTTTTGGCTTTGAAGGAAGATTTTAAAATAATTATTGCAACCGGTAGAAGATTGAGTGAAGTTAAAAATATAAGGAGCCAATTAAAAGAAATTAGTATTAATGAAAATTATCTTGTAACGGCGAATGGGGCTGAAGTGTTTTTGCAAGAAAATTTAATTTTTAGATACGCAATGAATTATGACTTAGCAAAAGAAATTCTCAAGATAAATACAGATAATGTTGATGTTAATCTTTATACTTTTGACACTTGGTATTCTAATGCAGATGTTAAAAGTCCTATTATGAAACATTTTATTAAAGATTTGGGCTTAAATGTTATTATTGGAGATTTGACCAAACTAAACGTTGATTCTGTTTCTAAGATTGTTTATTATTGTGACGATTTGGCAATTCTTAATAAACTTGACACTGAGATTAAAAGTAAAGATTTCCAGGACACAAGAGTGTTTTTTTCTTCTAAAGATTTATTAGAGGTTACCAATATTAATGCTAATAAATATAATGCTATTAAAAATATTGCTTTTCTTGAAAGCATTCCATTGTGTGATGTTTTAGCTTTTGGAGATAATAATAATGATTATGAAATGCTCAAAAATCTTGGTAAAGGGGTTTTAATGAAAAATGCCAATGAATTTCTTAAAATTAATTTAGCAAAGAATGAAATAACAAGATTTAGTAATAATGAGGATGGCGTTGCTAGGTTTTTAATTGATTTTTTTAAGCTTAATATTAAATATTAA
- a CDS encoding 2'-deoxyribosyltransferase: protein MKIYLASPFFKEEEIKLRDEVLKFLEEFNLEVFSPEHHAVKKMGLLEKVDYKFANRDIREKIREVDLKELVSSDIVLALVNYVDSGTAYERGFAFAKKIPSIDFFKDKQDSDFYNLMYSDCAAAFSNYKDLREGILTFKELWIKFKGDNENFRTFFDYLKAKLGNKLKKIFTTLPANEKCGC from the coding sequence ATGAAGATTTATTTAGCCTCTCCATTTTTTAAGGAAGAGGAAATTAAACTAAGGGATGAGGTTTTGAAATTTCTTGAAGAGTTTAATTTAGAAGTATTTTCTCCAGAGCATCATGCTGTCAAAAAGATGGGATTGCTTGAAAAGGTTGATTATAAGTTTGCAAATAGAGATATAAGGGAGAAGATAAGAGAAGTAGATTTAAAAGAGCTAGTTAGTAGCGATATTGTTTTAGCCTTGGTTAATTATGTTGATTCTGGCACGGCTTATGAGAGAGGATTCGCCTTTGCCAAGAAAATACCAAGTATAGATTTTTTTAAAGATAAACAAGATTCTGATTTTTATAATTTAATGTATAGCGACTGTGCTGCTGCTTTTTCCAATTACAAGGATCTTAGGGAAGGAATTTTAACCTTTAAAGAACTGTGGATTAAGTTTAAAGGAGATAATGAAAATTTCAGAACCTTTTTTGATTATTTAAAAGCTAAATTGGGAAATAAATTAAAAAAAATTTTTACAACTTTGCCTGCTAATGAAAAGTGTGGCTGTTAA
- the rsmI gene encoding 16S rRNA (cytidine(1402)-2'-O)-methyltransferase: MEELKGPVLYIVGTPIGNLEDITYRAIDVLKSVNVIFAEDTRVTSKLLSRYKINKKMISCNAVTENKKISLLLDYLAKGNSVAFVSDAGTPGLSDPGSLLVAAAFREGYKVCPIPGVSSFNTIVSVNPFRDKSVFFEGFLPNKGLKRFKRIAELYKRGDAFVLLESGHRILKLLVEISSVSLDAKVLIGREMTKIYEEYQIGKPLELKKYFESSKDKVKGEFTILVSRSRS, translated from the coding sequence TTGGAGGAATTAAAAGGGCCTGTGTTATATATTGTTGGTACGCCAATAGGCAATTTAGAAGATATTACTTATAGAGCAATTGATGTTTTAAAATCGGTAAATGTTATCTTTGCGGAAGATACGAGAGTAACTAGCAAACTTTTGTCTCGATATAAAATTAATAAAAAAATGATTTCTTGTAATGCCGTAACAGAAAACAAGAAGATAAGCTTGCTATTGGATTATTTGGCAAAAGGAAATTCTGTTGCTTTTGTTAGCGATGCTGGTACTCCGGGGCTTAGTGATCCGGGTAGCTTATTAGTTGCTGCTGCTTTTAGAGAGGGATACAAAGTTTGTCCAATTCCTGGAGTAAGTTCTTTTAATACAATTGTAAGTGTTAATCCTTTTAGAGATAAATCAGTGTTTTTTGAGGGATTTTTGCCTAACAAAGGCCTTAAAAGATTTAAAAGAATTGCTGAGCTATATAAAAGGGGAGATGCTTTTGTTCTGCTTGAATCTGGTCATAGAATTTTGAAATTGCTTGTTGAAATTTCTTCTGTTAGTTTAGATGCGAAGGTTCTTATTGGTCGCGAGATGACAAAAATTTATGAAGAATATCAAATTGGCAAACCTTTAGAATTAAAAAAATATTTTGAATCGAGTAAGGATAAGGTTAAAGGAGAGTTTACTATTCTAGTCAGCAGAAGTCGTTCATAA
- a CDS encoding response regulator, producing the protein MKKANFLSTNFLILLLVCFVNVNLFSKDIFKFKLVDQFFPFYYKNNKGEYEGLIFSILDKWAKDNNADIMVEHIDNLNESEIEDEAIYLGLTYNVKLNDFFYFKSELARSISILFFKNSNKKYKNTHSTFLSNFNIGVIKNTIYEDILRLKNVNTIFLADNSQELVLALKNDKVDYIYGDCKTLHYIANNFLSEDLVIFTGDVFYSIKNRVAISRNAPEIVKNLNLDLFSYLMKMPEELVFSFLDSNAKGSFVDVGLYNDYPPLSFINSQGKLSGILVDLWNLLSRQHIFKPIFKGFSKEDIKKSLDGKSVGIFGGIISNDSVLENVNYVVSKPIYPLNFKFYSKDLSNDAGPINSQFIDFNFNNIQLNKNKDIVNNFIDIVNNSYGFIENSITTKYLLKLNGYNGRLKSYDSIFNKNRFLVLAIDNRIYKVIKYILNSIFDDISFESLLQIDKNWLDKEEINSSRINSYKIMNKVKFNIEEKIWLSKNNKLNLAVKNWYPIDYVEANNYKGINQFLLDKIRMFSGLRFNIIKVHSSLDLKKLIKSGKIDMLNTNATDSNLDNVFNIKLNSRIPLYIFSNKKRVLPSRSLEKFAILDFLYSKNLASNIKSKLILVSSFNEALLLLYKGKVDGIISDEYTAAAVFEELNIDDVEKIPTFRDLAFDLSLAIYNQDYILKEIIQKVVMRSNVDSQMYLNDWKFDIYYKSRSIRFKNFKFLVITFIIFYFTFLGFVIIFMFRLSFEQKRRYSFVMNEKKIAEAANAAKTIFIANVSHDIRTPINGIMAATELLDTTILTDVQKDYVRMINYSSDSLLSLIDDILYLSKIDVNELYVESQEIDLESEMEMVLKAFQSQCAKKNIDLFSYSKSIFNNYIKGDIVKIKQVLINLIGNAFKFTDDGVIVLNYEEVCRTRTDGNRVLVTVEFKVIDTGKGIEKENFSKIFEIFKQEDDSSSRVHEGAGLGLSISRELIRLMGGLGIAVDSKVGEGTTFSFMLPFLLGSELKSKKLSINRFQSVNGDNKVLNVLLSQKSIKIFEHCSILLGCSSNVRYVASFEDAYKVFKKYPSYNFVYINVNNDNIQEGIRLANNIERLNSDVQIIFLFYYLDNKALKNLKYGYVKKPLMGLGICSILYKKEFNPEMDFEDLVPIDSALRIKEPINVLIAEDNQVNQKVLKDILVVIGINENFIDVVDDGVKALKSLKDKKYTISFIDIRMPRYDGFSVAKEIRKFEKAKNLKPCVLVAVTAHALQEYKDKCLASGMNDYISKPIHISSIKTILKKYLQFEVDDIGENENLNQLVKFPNLDVNRALKELNLSYVSYSELCRGLVDFISINIIDLEKAFDEEDLSLIKDISHSISGALSNMRSELYKDFQKIETSKDSISELKKMYSFVKDDLFQLISDIKENILFESEIVSENKLYFKNNDQFLNLLNKLLIGIKTRKPREYKEILESINKYVLDDNIQVLFSDLRRNLRLYRFAESSKILEEIIEMLNNKRY; encoded by the coding sequence ATGAAAAAAGCAAACTTTTTAAGTACTAATTTTTTAATTTTACTTTTGGTTTGCTTTGTCAACGTCAATTTATTTTCTAAGGATATTTTCAAGTTTAAGCTTGTAGATCAATTTTTTCCTTTTTACTACAAGAATAATAAAGGAGAATATGAAGGACTTATTTTTTCTATTTTAGATAAATGGGCAAAAGATAATAATGCTGATATTATGGTTGAGCATATTGATAATTTAAATGAAAGTGAAATTGAAGACGAAGCAATATATTTAGGATTAACTTATAATGTAAAATTAAATGATTTTTTTTATTTTAAAAGTGAGCTTGCTAGGAGTATTTCAATTTTATTTTTTAAAAACTCTAATAAAAAATATAAAAATACCCATTCAACATTTTTATCCAATTTTAATATAGGAGTTATTAAAAATACAATATATGAAGATATCTTAAGGTTAAAAAACGTTAACACCATTTTTTTGGCTGATAATTCTCAAGAGTTAGTATTGGCCTTAAAAAACGATAAAGTTGATTATATATATGGTGATTGCAAGACTTTACATTATATTGCAAATAACTTTTTAAGTGAAGATCTTGTGATTTTTACCGGGGATGTTTTTTATAGTATCAAAAATAGAGTGGCTATTAGTAGAAATGCTCCTGAGATAGTAAAGAATTTGAATTTAGATTTGTTTTCATATTTAATGAAAATGCCTGAGGAACTTGTTTTTTCTTTTTTAGATAGCAATGCTAAGGGAAGTTTTGTTGATGTTGGTTTATATAATGATTATCCTCCTTTAAGTTTTATTAATTCACAGGGAAAATTGTCTGGCATTTTAGTGGATTTGTGGAATCTTCTCTCAAGACAACATATCTTTAAACCTATTTTTAAGGGATTTTCCAAAGAGGATATTAAGAAATCATTAGATGGAAAATCAGTAGGTATTTTTGGAGGAATTATTAGCAATGATAGTGTGTTGGAAAATGTTAATTATGTAGTAAGTAAGCCAATATATCCTCTTAATTTTAAATTTTATTCTAAAGACCTAAGCAATGATGCTGGTCCAATAAATTCTCAGTTTATTGATTTTAATTTTAATAATATTCAATTAAATAAGAATAAAGATATTGTTAATAACTTTATAGATATTGTTAATAATTCATATGGGTTTATAGAAAATTCAATAACAACAAAATATTTGTTAAAATTAAATGGATATAACGGTAGATTAAAATCTTACGATTCGATTTTTAATAAAAATAGGTTTTTAGTATTAGCCATTGATAATAGGATTTATAAGGTTATTAAATATATTCTCAATTCTATATTTGATGATATTTCATTTGAATCTTTGCTTCAAATAGATAAAAATTGGTTGGATAAAGAAGAGATTAATAGTTCTAGAATAAATAGTTATAAAATTATGAATAAGGTTAAATTTAATATAGAAGAAAAAATTTGGTTATCAAAAAATAATAAATTAAATCTTGCTGTTAAAAATTGGTATCCAATAGATTATGTTGAGGCAAATAATTATAAAGGAATAAATCAATTTTTGCTTGATAAGATTAGAATGTTTTCAGGTTTGAGATTTAACATAATTAAAGTACACAGCAGTTTAGATCTTAAAAAATTAATCAAATCTGGAAAAATCGATATGCTAAATACTAATGCAACCGATTCAAATTTAGATAATGTTTTCAACATAAAATTAAATTCTCGAATTCCACTTTATATTTTTTCAAATAAGAAAAGGGTGCTTCCATCTAGATCTTTAGAAAAGTTTGCTATACTTGATTTTTTATATAGTAAAAATTTGGCTTCTAATATTAAATCAAAGCTTATTCTGGTAAGCAGTTTTAATGAAGCGTTGCTTCTTCTTTATAAGGGAAAGGTAGATGGGATTATTAGCGATGAGTATACAGCTGCTGCTGTTTTTGAGGAATTAAATATTGATGATGTTGAAAAAATTCCTACTTTTAGAGATTTGGCTTTTGATTTGAGTCTTGCTATTTATAATCAAGATTATATCTTGAAAGAAATTATTCAAAAAGTTGTTATGCGTTCAAATGTTGACAGTCAGATGTATTTAAATGATTGGAAATTTGATATTTATTATAAATCCAGAAGTATCAGGTTTAAAAATTTCAAATTTTTAGTGATAACATTCATTATATTTTATTTTACTTTTTTAGGATTTGTAATTATATTTATGTTCAGATTATCATTTGAGCAGAAAAGAAGATATTCTTTTGTGATGAATGAAAAAAAGATTGCGGAAGCCGCTAATGCTGCTAAAACCATTTTTATAGCCAATGTCAGTCATGATATTCGTACCCCTATTAACGGAATAATGGCGGCTACTGAGCTTTTGGATACAACTATTCTTACAGATGTTCAAAAAGATTATGTTAGGATGATAAATTATTCATCTGATTCTTTGCTTTCTTTAATTGATGATATATTGTATTTGTCTAAAATAGATGTCAATGAATTATATGTTGAGAGTCAAGAGATTGATTTAGAGAGTGAAATGGAAATGGTTTTAAAAGCTTTTCAATCTCAATGTGCAAAGAAAAATATTGATTTATTCTCTTATTCTAAATCTATTTTTAATAATTATATAAAGGGTGATATTGTAAAAATTAAACAAGTTTTAATTAATTTAATAGGAAATGCTTTTAAGTTTACAGATGATGGTGTTATTGTTTTAAATTATGAAGAAGTATGTAGAACAAGAACTGATGGTAATAGGGTTTTGGTTACAGTTGAATTTAAGGTAATAGATACAGGCAAAGGGATTGAAAAAGAAAATTTTTCTAAGATATTTGAAATATTTAAACAAGAGGATGATTCTTCTTCAAGGGTTCATGAAGGTGCAGGATTGGGATTGTCAATATCTAGAGAGCTTATAAGACTAATGGGTGGTCTTGGTATTGCTGTTGATAGCAAGGTGGGAGAGGGTACAACTTTTTCATTTATGTTGCCCTTTTTATTGGGTAGTGAGCTTAAAAGTAAAAAATTGTCAATCAATAGATTTCAATCAGTAAATGGTGACAATAAAGTATTAAATGTGCTTTTAAGTCAAAAATCTATTAAAATTTTTGAGCACTGTTCGATTTTATTGGGATGCTCTTCTAATGTGCGCTATGTAGCGTCTTTTGAGGATGCTTATAAAGTCTTCAAGAAATACCCTTCTTATAATTTTGTTTATATAAATGTAAATAACGATAATATTCAAGAGGGTATTCGACTTGCCAATAATATTGAAAGACTAAATTCTGATGTACAAATTATTTTTTTATTTTATTATTTAGATAATAAAGCTCTAAAAAATTTAAAATATGGTTATGTTAAAAAGCCTTTAATGGGGCTTGGTATATGCTCTATTCTTTATAAAAAAGAGTTTAACCCAGAAATGGATTTTGAGGATTTGGTTCCAATAGATAGTGCTTTAAGGATAAAAGAGCCCATTAATGTTTTAATAGCTGAAGATAATCAGGTAAATCAAAAAGTGTTGAAAGATATTCTTGTTGTTATAGGCATTAATGAAAATTTTATTGATGTTGTAGATGATGGAGTAAAGGCTTTAAAATCTTTAAAAGATAAAAAATATACTATCTCTTTTATTGATATACGAATGCCAAGATATGATGGATTTTCGGTGGCTAAGGAAATTAGAAAATTTGAAAAGGCAAAGAATTTAAAGCCTTGTGTTTTGGTTGCTGTAACAGCGCATGCTTTGCAAGAGTATAAAGACAAGTGTCTTGCAAGTGGTATGAATGATTATATCTCAAAACCAATACACATAAGTTCAATTAAAACTATATTAAAAAAATACTTACAGTTTGAAGTTGATGATATTGGGGAGAATGAAAATTTGAATCAACTTGTTAAGTTTCCTAATTTAGATGTTAATAGGGCTTTAAAAGAATTAAATCTTTCATATGTATCATATTCTGAATTATGTAGAGGGCTTGTTGATTTTATCTCTATTAATATTATTGATTTGGAAAAAGCTTTTGATGAGGAAGATTTGTCTTTAATTAAGGATATATCTCATTCAATATCTGGAGCTCTTTCTAATATGCGTAGCGAATTGTATAAAGATTTTCAAAAAATTGAAACAAGTAAAGATTCAATTTCTGAGTTGAAAAAAATGTATTCTTTTGTAAAAGATGATTTATTTCAACTAATAAGCGACATAAAGGAAAATATTTTGTTTGAGTCTGAGATTGTTAGTGAGAACAAGCTATATTTTAAAAATAATGATCAATTTTTAAACCTTCTCAACAAACTTTTAATTGGTATTAAGACTAGAAAGCCAAGAGAATACAAAGAAATTCTTGAGAGCATTAATAAATATGTTTTAGACGATAATATTCAGGTATTATTTAGTGATCTTCGCAGAAATTTAAGATTATATAGATTTGCTGAGAGCTCTAAGATTCTTGAAGAGATTATTGAAATGCTTAATAATAAGAGATATTAG
- a CDS encoding DNA-3-methyladenine glycosylase, producing the protein MDRYFFLQDATTVAKLLLGNLLIRKIDKEEIVTRIVETEAYMGITDSACHSYGGKITNRTSAMYRIGGYSYVYIIYGMHYMFNVVTADKNNPQAVLIRSVEPISPLLGEKSILTNGPGKLTKFLNIDLTFNKVDLIGNNELFLQRGLNLDFNIVCSKRININYAQESDINKLWRFYIKDNKFVSRR; encoded by the coding sequence ATGGATCGATATTTTTTTTTGCAAGATGCTACTACCGTTGCAAAGTTATTGCTTGGTAATTTGTTGATCAGAAAGATCGACAAAGAGGAAATAGTTACCAGAATTGTTGAAACGGAAGCTTATATGGGGATAACAGATAGCGCTTGTCATTCTTATGGCGGCAAGATAACAAATCGCACAAGTGCTATGTATAGAATAGGAGGATATTCTTATGTGTATATAATATATGGTATGCATTATATGTTTAACGTTGTGACTGCAGATAAAAATAATCCTCAAGCTGTTTTAATCAGAAGTGTAGAGCCTATTTCTCCACTATTGGGAGAGAAGAGCATTCTTACTAATGGTCCTGGAAAACTTACAAAATTTTTAAACATTGATTTAACTTTTAATAAAGTTGATCTTATTGGGAATAATGAGCTTTTTTTACAAAGAGGTTTGAATCTAGATTTTAATATAGTTTGTTCAAAAAGAATCAATATTAATTATGCACAAGAGAGTGATATAAACAAGCTTTGGAGGTTTTATATCAAAGATAATAAATTTGTTTCAAGGCGTTGA
- a CDS encoding TraB family protein produces MDNKKENTETEDCFSHVSKFNIHNKTIYILGTAHVSKKSSEDTANLIEILKPDYIAVELDEARYHSILNTNENEKWRNLDIDKALKQGKAFFLIINIILSNFQKKLAKEQGIKPGEEMKTAILKAKKHNIPLILADRKIETTLKRAWISIPIFEKAKIISSLFSLTDAKITKDEIEKLKEQDALSKIMEELSKEIPKVKKVLIDERDEFITNKILEGEGIILAIVGAGHVSGIMRTLKEISQNKKIINVEELEKIPKKHFSFSKVLSYLIAISIILLIVSSFYFKGFDFAYKNLKLWIISNSIFSGIASILLKSHPLTILTAIIGSPIFSLIPFIGTGMVAGLVEAYINKPKVKDFENLQEELSTIKGYFKNKVTRILLIVIFVNLGSTIGTIVGLKFLLNVFK; encoded by the coding sequence TTGGACAATAAAAAAGAAAACACCGAAACAGAAGACTGTTTTTCTCATGTAAGTAAATTTAATATACACAATAAAACAATATACATACTTGGAACTGCTCACGTGTCAAAAAAAAGCTCAGAAGATACTGCAAATTTAATAGAAATCTTAAAACCAGACTATATTGCCGTTGAACTTGATGAAGCTCGCTATCATTCGATCTTAAATACCAATGAAAATGAAAAATGGAGAAACTTAGATATAGATAAAGCATTAAAACAAGGAAAAGCTTTCTTTCTCATAATAAACATAATTCTTAGTAATTTTCAAAAAAAATTAGCAAAAGAACAGGGAATAAAACCTGGTGAAGAAATGAAAACAGCTATTTTAAAAGCTAAAAAACACAATATTCCACTAATTCTTGCTGACAGAAAAATTGAAACAACACTAAAAAGAGCTTGGATATCTATTCCAATATTTGAAAAAGCAAAAATAATCTCAAGCCTTTTTTCCCTAACAGATGCAAAAATTACAAAAGATGAAATTGAAAAACTCAAAGAACAGGACGCTCTTTCAAAAATAATGGAAGAACTTTCCAAAGAAATACCCAAAGTAAAAAAAGTTTTAATTGACGAAAGAGACGAATTTATTACAAACAAAATACTTGAAGGAGAGGGCATTATTCTTGCCATTGTGGGTGCAGGCCATGTAAGCGGAATAATGAGAACTTTAAAAGAAATAAGTCAAAATAAAAAAATAATAAACGTTGAAGAACTCGAGAAAATACCTAAAAAACATTTTTCATTTAGCAAAGTGCTATCTTACTTGATTGCAATTTCAATCATTTTACTAATAGTAAGCTCTTTTTACTTTAAAGGATTTGATTTTGCTTACAAAAATTTAAAGCTTTGGATAATATCTAACTCTATTTTTTCAGGCATCGCATCGATTTTATTAAAATCTCATCCCTTAACAATTTTAACAGCTATTATAGGTTCTCCAATATTCTCCTTAATACCATTCATAGGAACAGGTATGGTAGCAGGGCTTGTTGAAGCTTATATAAACAAACCAAAAGTCAAAGACTTTGAAAATCTACAAGAAGAATTGTCGACAATAAAAGGATATTTCAAAAACAAAGTTACAAGAATTCTATTAATAGTGATTTTTGTAAACCTTGGATCTACAATTGGAACAATCGTAGGACTTAAATTTTTATTAAATGTTTTCAAATAA
- the rrp1 gene encoding cyclic-di-GMP-producing response regulator Rrp1, which yields MEMIIKDKAFEAENQKLLIVDDSPHNLDLLVNILQGAYEIEVATNGLDALKQVEKDSPDLILLDIGLPDINGYEVCRKLKSDPDTKEIPVIFISSRSSTDAQLEGFNVGGVDYILKPFNSRIIDARVKTHLELKRLRDYFKSLSRIDGLTQIPNRRFFMDKFSKSWMKALESKEIIIVGMLDIDNFKNYNDNYGHTNGDECLKLIAKALYKVSLKYKIDVARYGGEEFIFFSVNKSLNEMVSIIKTMINDIKRLRIVHEHSSVSGIVTVSIGLAQEVPIDNNFTNIIRLADRKLYEAKVSGRNQFRY from the coding sequence GTGGAAATGATAATTAAAGATAAAGCTTTTGAAGCAGAGAATCAGAAGCTTTTAATTGTGGATGATTCTCCCCACAATTTAGATTTATTGGTAAATATATTGCAAGGTGCTTACGAGATTGAGGTTGCAACAAATGGACTTGATGCTTTAAAGCAAGTTGAAAAAGATAGTCCTGATCTTATACTTCTTGACATAGGTCTTCCAGATATTAACGGTTATGAGGTATGCAGAAAGCTAAAAAGCGATCCCGATACTAAAGAGATTCCTGTAATTTTCATTAGTTCAAGAAGTTCCACAGATGCTCAGCTTGAAGGATTTAACGTTGGTGGAGTAGATTATATTTTAAAGCCTTTTAATAGTCGAATAATTGATGCTAGAGTTAAGACACATCTTGAATTAAAAAGGTTAAGAGATTATTTTAAAAGCTTGTCTAGAATTGATGGGCTTACTCAAATTCCAAACAGAAGATTTTTTATGGATAAATTTTCTAAGTCGTGGATGAAAGCTTTAGAAAGTAAAGAAATAATAATTGTTGGAATGTTAGATATTGATAATTTTAAAAATTACAATGATAATTATGGCCATACCAATGGTGATGAATGTCTTAAATTGATTGCTAAAGCCTTATATAAGGTTTCCTTAAAATATAAAATAGATGTTGCTCGATATGGAGGGGAAGAATTTATTTTTTTTTCTGTCAACAAAAGTCTAAATGAAATGGTTAGTATTATTAAAACAATGATTAATGATATAAAACGCTTAAGAATAGTTCATGAGCACAGTAGTGTTTCTGGCATTGTTACTGTTTCAATTGGGCTTGCTCAAGAAGTTCCTATTGATAACAATTTTACCAATATCATAAGGCTTGCTGATCGCAAGCTTTATGAGGCTAAAGTTTCTGGAAGAAATCAGTTTAGATATTAA